A genome region from Hevea brasiliensis isolate MT/VB/25A 57/8 chromosome 7, ASM3005281v1, whole genome shotgun sequence includes the following:
- the LOC110633391 gene encoding uncharacterized protein LOC110633391 produces MAACHLRSISLPSRSHPLVVATEEQFYKLKASQSSSMSYKLNGLKNLFECIDGLLQLPQAQQTLFHERQSQCVENALNGSLELLDLCDSTRDFLSQMKECAQELELSLRRRKGKDSGMTTEVDAYMVSRKKLSKVVCKCLRNLKRKERNCTAAALDKNSNLINMIGMLKRVQEISLEVFKSILSFISQPKAKSKPSGWSIISKALQSKRISCEVEIEVNEVEKIDAELLILKSSKDISISQLQNLLKGLKALDSSIQEAEEELECIYRQLVKTRVSLLNIQNH; encoded by the coding sequence atggcTGCTTGTCATCTCCGTTCCATCAGTTTACCTTCCAGATCTCATCCTCTAGTTGTCGCTACTGAGGAGCAATTTTACAAATTGAAGGCATCACAGTCCTCATCCATGAGCTACAAATTGAATGGCCTAAAGAATTTGTTTGAGTGCATTGATGGTTTGCTTCAACTGCCACAGGCCCAACAGACTCTCTTCCATGAAAGGCAAAGCCAGTGTGTAGAAAATGCATTGAATGGATCTTTGGAGCTATTGGATTTGTGTGATTCCACAAGAGATTTTTTATCACAGATGAAGGAATGTGCGCAGGAACTTGAATTATCTCTCCGTAGAAGGAAAGGCAAAGACTCTGGCATGACAACTGAAGTTGATGCTTACATGGTATCCAGAAAGAAGTTGAGCAAAGTTGTTTGCAAATgtctaagaaatttgaagagaaaggagAGGAATTGCACAGCAGCAGCCTTGGACAAAAACTCCAACTTGATAAACATGATTGGCATGCTAAAAAGAGTTCAAGAAATTAGTCTTGAGGTGTTCAAGTCAATCTTATCTTTCATTTCTCAGCCAAAGGCAAAATCAAAGCCCTCTGGCTGGTCTATCATCTCAAAAGCATTGCAATCCAAGCGCATATCATGTGAagtggaaattgaagtaaatgaaGTAGAGAAGATTGATGCTGAATTGCTTATCTTGAAATCAAGCAAAGACATCAGTATTTCACAACTTCAAAACCTTCTTAAAGGATTAAAGGCTTTGGATTCAAGCATTCAAGAAGCTGAGGAGGAGCTAGAATGCATCTATAGGCAATTGGTGAAAACTAGAGTTTCCCTTTTAAACATTCAGAATCATTAG
- the LOC110633392 gene encoding uncharacterized protein LOC110633392, whose protein sequence is MAAFHLRSISLPSRSHPLTVSIELYKLKASQSSSIGHKLAVLKELYDCVDDFLQLPFTQQTFCHERLNQSVEEALNGSLRSLEVCSTTRDFLSQMRECVQGLESSIRRKRAGESDWNEVDVYMASRKRLTKAICKHLRNLKRREKNCRTATLDENFDLVNMINMLKGAEETSLAVFESILSFISHTKRKTELFGWSIVSKLLQPKNGDVEANEAEKIDGALLVLRSSKDIDQVQIVLKGLEALESSLQEAGEELDCVYRRLVKTRVTLLNILNH, encoded by the coding sequence ATGGCAGCTTTTCATCTCCGTTCAATCAGTTTGCCCTCTAGATCTCATCCTCTAACTGTAAGCATCGAACTGTACAAGTTGAAGGCATCACAGTCCTCATCAATAGGCCACAAATTAGCTGTTCTGAAAGAGTTGTATGATTGCGTTGATGATTTTCTTCAACTGCCATTCACCCAACAAACTTTCTGCCATGAGAGGCTAAACCAATCTGTAGAGGAGGCACTGAATGGATCTTTAAGATCGTTGGAAGTGTGCAGCACCACAAGAGATTTTTTGTCACAGATGAGGGAATGTGTACAGGGTCTTGAATCATCTATCCGAAGAAAAAGAGCTGGAGAATCTGACTGGAATGAAGTTGATGTATACATGGCATCTAGAAAAAGATTGACTAAAGCGATATGCAAGCatctaagaaatttgaagagacGGGAGAAGAACTGCAGAACGGCAACCTTGGATGAGAACTTCGATTTGGTGAACATGATTAACATGCTAAAAGGTGCTGAGGAAACTAGTCTTGCTGTGTTTGAGTCCATCTTATCTTTCATTTCCCATACAAAGCGAAAAACAGAGCTCTTTGGCTGGTCTATTGTCTCAAAATTATTGCAACCCAAGAATGGGGATGTTGAAGCCAATGAAGCAGAGAAGATCGATGGTGCATTGCTTGTCTTGAGGTCAAGCAAAGACATCGATCAGgtgcaaattgttttgaaaggATTGGAGGCACTGGAGTCTAGTCTTCAAGAAGCAGGGGAGGAATTAGACTGTGTTTATAGAAGACTGGTGAAAACCAGAGTTACCCTTCTCAATATTCTGAATCATTAG
- the LOC110633393 gene encoding uncharacterized protein LOC110633393: MAACHLRSISLPSGSHPLTATIEEHQCKLKTSQSSSIGHKLNGLKNLSESKGKSKPSGWSIISKALQSKRISCEVEIELNEVEKIDAELLILKSSNDISISQLQNVLKGLEALESSTQEVEEELECIYRQLVKTRVSLLNILNH, translated from the exons atggCTGCATGTCATCTCCGTTCAATCAGCTTACCATCTGGATCTCATCCTCTAACTGCAACTATTGAGGAGCATCAGTGCAAGTTGAAGACATCACAGTCCTCATCAATAGGCCACAAATTGAATGGCCTAAAGAATTTGTCTGAGT CCAAAGGCAAATCAAAGCCCTCTGGCTGGTCAATCATCTCAAAAGCATTGCAATCCAAGCGCATATCATGTGAAGTGGAAATTGAATTAAATGAAGTAGAGAAAATTGATGCTGAATTGCTTATCCTGAAGTCAAGTAATGACATCAGTATTTCACAACTTCAAAATGTTCTGAAAGGATTGGAAGCATTGGAGTCAAGCACTCAAGAAGTAGAGGAGGAGCTGGAATGCATCTATAGGCAATTGGTGAAAACCAGAGTATCCCTTCTCAACATTCTGAATCATTAA